In the genome of Yersinia enterocolitica, the window GGGTAACGATACCTTACCGGCTGCATGCTAAGGAGCCATAATGAGCCACTATTTTCTCGGCATTGACCTTGGCGGCACGGTAACCAAGGCCGGGATTTATACCGCCGAAGGGTGCGAAATTGCGGTTACAGAGCAGGCTTTGCCGGTGCTTAGCCCACAGGTAGGGTTTTGTGAGCGCAATATGGAAGCACTATGGGCGGCGACTTGCCAGGTTATCCGCCAGACCCTCAATAATGCGCAGGCGGTGGCTGGTGTGGCGGCCGAGCAAATTCACGGCATCAGCTTCTCTGCTCACGGTAAAGGATTGTATTTGGTAGATAAACAGGGCCAACCGGTGCGCCATGGCATTGTTTCTTCCGATTCCCGCGCGCAAACTTTGGTTAGCCGCTGGCAAAAAGAAGGCAAAGCAAACCAAGCTTATGCACTCAGCCTACAACAACTGTGGCCATCCCATCCGGCAGCCCTACTGCGTTGGCTTAAAGAGAACGAACCGGAAAACTATCACCGCAGCGGTTATGTGTTAATGGCACATGACTATATCAGCTATCGCCTGACAGGCGAGTTCACCATTGAAGAGACTAATATCTCTGGCAGTAATCTTTATAACCAATACAGCGGCAATTTTGATCCGCAACTGATGAAGATATTCGCCATTGAGGAAGTCGCCGAGAAAACCGCACCGATTATTGGCTCTGCGGATCTGGCAGGCTATGTCAGTCAACAGGCGGCACAGGCCTGTGGCTTAAGACCCGGTATTGCGGTATACGGTGGTATGTTTGATGTAGTCGGTGCGGCGTTAACCTCCGGCTTGCATGATAGCCACCAGCTCAGTGCTGTGGCAGGAACCTGGTCAATAGCTACCCGGGTATTCGAAGGCGTACAGCCATCTGACTACCCTTATGTGTGGGGGAAATATTGCATCCCCGGTACCTACTTTGTTCACGAAGGCAGCCCAACCTCCGCCAGTAATCTGGCGTGGTTTGTACAGCAATTCCTACCAGATTTGCCCGACAGCTATCAAACACTCAATCAATGGGCTGAGTTGGGTTATGCGAAGTCGGAAGATTTGCTGTTTTTCCCGTGGCTATACGGCTCCAATTACAGTGCCAATCTTAGCGGCGGTCTGTTAGGGCTGAGCGGGCACCATACTCGCCAGGATATTGTTTACGCGATTTATCAGGGGATTGTTTTTTCGCATCTGTTGCATCAGGACCAGATTCTGGCGCTGGGCGATAACACCGACTGCATCCGTTTCAGCGGCGGCCCCACTCACTCGGCCATCTGGATGCAAATGTTTTGTGATGCCAGTAATTTGCCATTAGAAATTGTCGATATTCAGCAATCCGGTTGCCGGGCTGCGGCCCTGTGTGCGGCAGTGGGAAGCGGCTATTATCGCGGTTTTGAGGACGCCATCACTGCCAGCCCGCCGCCTATCACTCGCCTGCTACCCAATGCTGAAAAACACCAGATATTGAGAGCGCGTTTTGACAAGTTTAAGTGCATTGCCGAGGCGTTAAGCAGAGTCATGTAGTTGCATCACAGGCAGAATTTAGTGAAAAACACAATAACATCATCAAGTTATAGCCAAAATAATTGGAGTTACAGGTAGGCAGCAAGAAAGCGAATCCCGATGAGCTGACATAAGTCAGTGATTCGGGTGAGTGAACGTAGCTAACACTCCGGCAGTTTCAAGTATGAAGGATATAATAGTGTCCCACCATCATCCTGCCAGAACCACCGATAAGTGCGGAAAATGAGATCCACCCTTTATAAAGAGGGTGGAGCCGTCGCCTCGCACTGACAATCTATAGTAAAATTCTTGTTAAAGTCATACTAAAAAATATCGGCTTGGTTCTTCTATCGATTACTAACGATTGTTTCTGTTATCGAACGCTTTCGCTAACTGATGTTGAATGTGAGAAAAATATGTCAAACAAACCGTTCCACTATCAGGATCCCTTCCCGTTAAAGGAAGATGATACTGAGTATTACCTTGTCAGTAATAATCACGTCTCGGTTACCCAGTTTGAAGGCCACGACATGCTAAAAGTCGAGCCAGAAGCCCTGACCCTCCTCGCCCAACACGCTTTCCACGACGCCTCATTCCTGCTACGCCCCGCTCACCAAAAGCAAGTTGCCGCTATTTTGGATGACCCAGAAGCGAGCGAAAATGACAAATATGTTGCTCTGCAATTCCTGCGTAATTCGGAAATTTCCGCCAAAGGGATTTTACCGACCTGTCAGGATACCGGCACCGCAATTATCGTCGGCAAAAAAGGCCAACGTGTTTGGACCGGTGGCAATGACGCAGAAGCCCTGTCACGCGGCGTGTATAACACCTTTATTGAAGATAACCTGCGCTACTCGCAAAACGCGGCGCTGGATATGTACCAAGAAGTGAACACCGGCACCAACCTGCCAGCACAAATTGACCTGTACAGCACTGAAGGCGAGGACTACAAATTCCTGTTCGTCACCAAAGGTGGTGGCTCAGCCAACAAGACCTATCTGTATCAGGAAACCAAGGCGCTGCTGTCTCCGGGCAAGCTGAAAGAGTATCTGGTCGAGAAAATGCGCACCTTGGGTACCGCGGCCTGCCCGCCATACCATATCGCCTTTGTGATTGGTGGGACGTCGGCTGAAAGTACCCTCAAGACCGTCAAATTAGCCTCAACCAAATATTATGATGGTCTGCCGACTGAAGGGAATGAGCACGGGCAAGCTTTCCGTGATACCGCGCTGGAACAAGAGCTACTGGAAGCGGCACAGGACTTAGGTTTAGGCGCGCAGTTCGGCGGCAAATACTTTGCTCATGATGTGCGGGTGGTGCGTTTGCCGCGTCATGGTGCATCCTGCCCTGTCGGGATGGGGGTCTCCTGCTCTGCCGACCGTAATATTAAAGGCAAGATTAACCGCAAAGGGATTTGGCTGGAAAGGCTAGAGCAAAACCCAGGGAAATATATTCCTGAGCATTTGCGCCAGAGCACCGAAGGCAAAGTGGTTAAAATCGACCTTAACCGCCCAATGGCCGATATCTTAAAAGAGCTGTCTCAGTATCCGGTATCAACCCGCCTGTCACTGAGTGGGACGATTATTGTTGGCCGTGATATTGCCCATGCAAAATTAAAAGAACGGTTGGATAACGGTGAAGGTTTGCCGCAATACATTAAAGATCATCCGATCTACTACGCCGGGCCGGCCAAAACGCCAGAAGGTTATGCATCAGGCTCCCTCGGGCCAACCACCGCGGGCCGCATGGATTCCTACGTGGACCTCCTGCAATCCCACGGCGGCAGCATGATCATGCTGGCAAAAGGCAACCGTAGCCAGCAAGTGACCGATGCCTGTCACAAACACGGCGGCTTCTATTTGGGCAGCATTGGCGGCCCAGCCGCAGTATTGGCACAAAACAGCATTAAGAGTCTGGAGTGTGTGGAATATCCTGAACTGGGTATGGAAGCCATCTGGAAAATTGAAGTGGAAGACTTCCCAGCCTTTATCTTGGTAGATGATAAAGGTAATGATTTCTTCCAACAGATCCAGGCATCAAGATGTAACCGCTGCGGTTAACATTAAAATCCAACCTCGGTGGTTTCGCCGGGGTTGGATTTATTACAAATAAAAAGTTTACAAATAAAAAATTTACAGATAAAAAGCAGATAAAATTTCGAATAGTTTTTAAGCACCCCACTGGTGCAATTTATTAACCTCCGCCATTCTCTTCACTATGCTCTACATGGATAATCTCGCCATTTTGCTTTTCATCATCCACAGTTAGCGCCCCCCACCAGCCCCAAACGAATGAACCATTTACGTGCAACGTAAAGCCCTGATTTAGTGCAACGAATTTCAATTTTACTATTTGATTTTTATTGGAAATTCTTCGTTGACAATAACTCTGATTACTTTTTATAGTGACCCTGACTTCTCCGCAAGAACGCCAACGTTGTCGGCTTGTGGTTATGGCAATAGAGCCCTCGCAATGTCATCTGACTTTGCCGGGCTTTTTTTTTGGCTTTTTTTCAGACCCACTTTTTTAACCAATATCAGGGGTACTTATGTCCAGAATAAAACGGTCAAGAATAAAATGTCATTACGCTGCGCTCTCAATCGCGCTGGCAACTGCATTTGCCGTGACCTACTCAGGTATGACGATCGCGGCAGAAAAACCGGTGAAAATTGGTTTATTGGAAGATGCTTCCGGTAACTTTGCTTTGCCGGTTATTCCCAAAATTCATGCTACAGAACTGGCAGTAGAAGAAATCAATGCCAAAGGCGGCATACTCGGACGCCCAATCGAGTTGGTCAAATACGATACGCAATCCGATAACACCCGCTTTCAACAAATGGCTCGCCGCTTAATTAAAAATGACAAAGTAGATGTGATATTCGGGGCGTTTTCCAGTGCCTCACGCGAAGCTATCCGCCCGATAATGGACCGTGAAAAGCAGCTCTACTGGTATAACAATCAGTATGAAGGCGGCGTGTGTGACTCCAATGTTTTCGTCACCGGCGCCGTGCCTGAACAGCAGTTCTCAACCCTGATCCCATGGATGATGGAGAAGTACGGCAAAAAAGTTTACACCATTGCTGCCGACTATAACTTCGGGCAAATCTCAGCTGAATGGGTACGCAAAATTGTGGAAGAGAATGGCGGCACCATGGTGGGTGAGGAGTTTATTCCGCTGAGTGTTTCGCAATTTGGTCAAACCATTCAGAACATCCAGAAAGCCAAACCTGATTTCGTGATGACTTTGCTGGTCGGAGCGAACCAATCTTCTTATTACGAGCAACAAGCCGCAGCAAAATTGAACTTGCCGATGGGGAGTTCAGTTAACGTCGGCCAAGCTTATGAGCACAAACGCTTTAAAGCCCCGGCACTGAAAGATATGTATATCACGGCTAACTACATTGAAGAGGTGGATAGCCCCGCCAGTAATGATTTCAAACAGCGTTTTCACGCCAAATTCCCGAATGAACCGTACATCAATCAGGAAGCGGCCAATGCCTACGACGCAGTTTATCTGTACAAAGCGGCGGTAGAAAAAGCGGGCAGCACCGATATGGACGCGGTGCGTAAATCACTGGAAAGTGGTGATATCTGTACTGATGGCCCTTCAGGAAAAGTCTGTATCGATCCGAAAAGCCATCATTTGAGCCACACCATCTATCTGGCTCATGTCAAAGATGACCACTCAATCGAGATCCCGAAAGTGTGGGCCGATATCAAACCGTATTGGTTGGGTGAGGCCGGTTGTAACTTGCCGGTGAAACCGGATAACAGCCAATACACACCATCATCTCCGCCGAAAAAGGCCTAAACCACGCTAATGACAAAGCTATTGATAGCTTGGTGAGTGAAGGGGGGACCACACCTCGGGGCGCTCCGGTGGCTTACGCACTTGTATTTGAAACTAAGAGCGATCCCAGCGGCACGTTTCCCCTTCATTTGACTTTGTCAGCAGTTTGAACGGGCTATTTTATAGGGAAGTCGCCGCTTGAGCGGGCTTCCCTGTGTTATCCATTTTCAATAGTGTCAATCAGGACACCAGGGATTGCCAAACGATGTTAACGCTATCCTTTCTCTATTCGGTGATTTATCAGTTTGGCGATAACTTCGCCTATCTGGTGCTGGCAGCACTAGGGCTGGCGGTTATTTTTGGCATGATGGGCGTGATAAATCTGGCACATGGCGAATTCATTATGTGTGGTGCTTATGTCACCATCCTGATGAACAAAGCAGGCTTGCCACTGCCTTTTGCCATGCTCGCCGGTACCTTAGCGGCGGCGTTCTTCGGCGGGGTGGTCGAGCGCCTTGTGGTGCGCCATCTCTATGGCCGTTTGTATGATTCGGTGGTGGCGACGTGGGCTATCAGCCTGATTGTGCAGCAAAGTATGTTGCTGATCGCCGGTCCATCACTGGAGGGATTGTCTACGCCTTTCGGCTCTTTCACCCTTGGCGAATACTCGTTTGCCACTTACCGCGCATTACTGCCCTTTTTCGCCATTGCCATATTAATGGTGCTCTATTGGCTGTTCTTCCACACCAATTACGGCGTCTGTGCCAGAGCTACCATTCAAAACGCCCGCATGGCCTCCTGCCTGGGGTTAGAAACTGATCGTATTTATACCCTGACATTCGCGCTGGGCGCAGGGCTGGCGGGGCTCGCAGGGGCCATTTATGCCCCGACGCTAACCGCCGTACCCACCATGGGCAGCAGCTTTATTGTTCAAGCCTTTGTTTCGGTAGTGGTCGGTGGCGCCAATGTACTTGTTGGCACCATTCCTGCAGCGATTGCCTTAGGTGCGATACAAACCGGGCTGAACTCCTGGTATGGGCAACTGGCGGGGCAAATTGGCTTACTGGTCACCGCTGTCTTGGTTATCCGCTTACTGCCTAACGGTATTGGCAGCCTGTTTACCCGTAACCGCTAGGAGCCTAATGTGACAATGACCTCTGTTAATTTATCGACGGTGAAGCAACGCACGCCCTCCACCACTCGGCTGGCGGCAATGTTAATTCTGGCCGGCGCACTCGCGCTGCCGTTAGTGGTCGATAGCGCCATGATAGGCGACTTCTCCTACTTCCTACTCTGGACCTTCTGTGCCATCGGATTGGCCGCAATGTGGGGGCATGGCGGCATTTTATCTTTCGGGCAGACCGCCTTCTTTGGCCTTGCCGGTTACACCTATGGCGTGATGACGCTGAATTTTGGCGATGGGGTACTCTCCACCTGGTCGGGGCTGGTCATGGCACTGCTAGTGGCTGCCACCGTGGCGGCGGCACTGGGCTATCTGATGTTTTACGGCGGGGTGACCGGTATTTTTATCGGCATTGTGACGCTCTCTTTCACGCTGGTATTGGAAACCTTTATGTCCCAGACCGCAGGCCCGCAATGGGCTATCGGCAGCGCGCGACTGAATGGGTTTAATGGTATGTCAGGTATGCCGCCACTCTCCCTACCGTGGTTTGGCGGCGAATTACTGACACTGGAAGGCAATGCGTTCTACTACCTGATTATCGTGCTGCTCGCGGGGGTTTATTGGGCTGTTCGGCGCTTATTGCGCTCCGATTTTGGCCTGACACTGGCCTCTATTCGTGAGAACCCACGTCGGGCAGAAATGCTCGGTATTGATATCCGCCGCTACCAATTACTGGTGTTCGTGCTGGGTGGCGTGCTCTCCGGGTTATCCGGCGCACTTTATACCCTGTGGGGTTCTTACATTACCCCCTCTTCCATGGGGCTAACTGCCGCCGCGATGCCGGTTATCTGGGTAGCGACCGCTGGGCGTAAAAACATTTTCGGCACTGTGGTCATCACAGCCCTGCTGGTGTGGTTATCCCAATGGTTGGCTATCTATGGCAGCGAATACGCCATGATCCTGCTGGGGGCCATTCTGCTGTTTGTCGTGCTGGCCGCCCCTAATGGTCTATTACCTTGGCTGGCAGAAAAAATCACCCGCTTATCTGCCGCACGTCAGAAGAAAGGGGAATCGCTATGAATCAGGCATCACAGGATCTGATCCTCGAAACCCGTGGGCTGAGTAAGCGCTTCGGTGGCATTCAGGTTATCAATAAGGTCGATTTGCAAATACGTCGCGGTGAAGTGCGCTGTGTCATTGGCCCGAATGGCGCCGGTAAAAGTACCTTTTTCAAATTACTGACTGGTGAACATACGCCAAGTGATGGGGATATCCGTTTCTTCAATCGTCGGCTGAATACTTTAGCCCCCTTCCAGCGCATCAGGATGGGCATGAGCATTAAGTTTCAGATCCCCGGTATTTTCCCTGAATTGACCGTTGAGCAACATTTGCAATTATCACTCAGCCACTTACGCCCAGAGGTTCGCTCACAAGCGGTCAGTGTCGATGAGCTACTCGAGCGCTTTAAGCTCAGCTCTGAATACCATCAGTTGGCCGGTAACTTGTCTCACGGCAAAAAACAGTGGCTGGAAATTGCGATGGCCGTGTCGCTGCAACCGACGTTGCTAATGCTTGATGAGCCAGTGGCAGGCTTATCTATTGATGAAACCTATCTCACTGGTGAGCTGATTAAGCAGATGCAGAGTGATGGTCTGACGCTGATGGTCGTGGAACACGACATGACATTCGTGCGCCAGATTGCCTCACAAGTCACGGTCCTCCATGGCGGGCAGGTTTTTGCTGACGGCAATGCCGCCGACGTGCTGGCCCGTGAGGATGTGGCGGATATCTATTTGGGGAAAGCGGTATGAATAACGTGGTGTTGCAAATAGAGGGGCTGACCGGCGGTTATGGCGGTGGGCAAGTGCTTAATGGCGTAACACTGCAACTGCACGCCGCAGAAGTCTTAGGTTTGATTGGCCGCAATGGGGTGGGGAAAACCACACTGATGCGCACTTTAATTGGTGCGGTACCGACGAAACAAGGCAGCATTTTGTTGGGCGAGACTGACATCACCCTAGCCTCACCGCAGCGCCGTGCCCGCTTGGGGATTGGTTACGTCCCGCAAGGACGTGAAGTGTTTGCTGGTCTGACGGTGGCGGAGAACCTGCAAGTCGGCATGCAGTTTGTACGAGAACACCGTGAGTTTGCTAAAGACTTGCTGGAGCGGGTGCTGGATTACTTCCCCATCTTGCGCCAAAGACTCAAACAAAAAGCCGGCACCATGAGTGGCGGCGAGCAACAACAATTGGCTATCGCCAGAGCCTTGGTCGGCTCACCCAAAGTATTACTGTTGGATGAACCCTCGGAAGGTGTTCAGCCCTCTATCGTCAATATCATTGCCGATACTCTGGTGCGCATTGCCCGCGAACTGCATGTGGCAGTGATTCTGGTTGAACAGGATATCGCAATGATCCAGCGGGCCGCACAACGGTGCGCAGTGATGGACAAAGGCCAAATAGTAGAAAACCTGACCCAACAACAACTTTCTGATGATCTTTTAATGCGCCGTCATCTGGCTTTGTAACCGGATGCCGCTATACCCTAAATAGTTCGAGCTTCAGGAAAGTGGCAACGAAACCAACCCAATTAGTTTAGATAAATCAATATATTGGGTGAGTGATGGCAGCCAGCGCACATGCAGCTTGAAGTATGACGAGTATATTACGTGGAGAATTGCTAATGAAATGGCTGGAAGAATCAATCATGGTCAAACGCGGTGTCGGTGCTGGACGTAAACCGGTGACCCATCATCTGACCGAAGAGATGCAAAAAGAGTTTCACTATACTATCGGCCCCTACTCAACACCGGTGCTGACCATTGAACCCGGTGATCGGGTGATTGTCGATACCCGCGATGCCTTTGAAGGTGCCATTAGCTCAGAGCAAGATATTCCGAGCCAACTGCTCAAAATGCCCTTTCTCAACCCACAAAATGGCCCGATCATGGTCAATGGTGCCGAGAAAGGGGATGTGATCGCAGTTTATATCGAATCCATGTTGCCGCGTGGCGTTAACCCGCACGGCATCTGTGCGATGATCCCCCATTTTGGCGGGCTGACCGGAACAGATCTAACCGCCATGCTCAATGACCCACTACCAGAAAAAGTGCGCATGATTAAGCTCGATAGCGAAAAGGTCTACTGGAGCGAGCGCCATACCCTGCCCTATAAACCCCACATTGGCACCCTAAGTGTGTCGCCAGAAATTGACTCAATCAATTCACTCACGCCGGATAATCACGGCGGGAATATGGATGTCCCGGATATCGGGCCGGGGAGCATTACTTATCTGCCGGTGCGCGCCCCCGGAGGACGCCTGTTTATTGGTGATGCTCATGCCTGTCAGGGGGATGGGGAGATTTGCGGCACCGCGGTGGAGTTCGCCTCAATCACCACCATCAAAGTGGATTTGATTAAGAACTGGCAACTCTCCTGGCCACGAATGGAGAACGCCGAAACCATCATGAGTATCGGCAGTGCGCGCCCGTTAGAGGATGCCACCCGTATTGCTTATCGCGACCTGATTTACTGGCTGGTGGCCGATTTTGGCTTCGAACAGTGGGATGCCTACATGTTACTGAGCCAATGCGGCAAAGTGCGGCTGGGCAACATGGTCGACCCGAAATACACCGTCGGCGCGATGCTTAACAAAGAACTTTTAGCGCAGTAAAAACAGCTAGCACAGTAAAAATTCTAGACCCTAAATAATTCGAGTTGCAGGAAGGCGGCAAGTGAGTGACAAATCGGTCAGGAACCAATTTGAACGCTGTTTGCAGCGGCCTCGCAGAGGCGAGGCCCAGTAACGAGGGCAGCCAACACCCCTGCAGCTTGAAGTATGACGGGTATTCATCGAGTTTGGATAAGCAGGTGCCTATGAGTTCAGATACACCGGTCAACATTGGCTTACTGTACTCCTTCAGCGGTGTGACGGCGGCACAAGAGCTGTCGCAATGGCGGGGAGCAACACAGGCTATTGCCGAAATTAACCAAAATGGCGGCATCAACGGCAGGCCACTGAATGCGATTCATTTTGACCCACAATCTGACGATACGCAGTTCCGTGCCTTGGCCGAACAATTGATCGTCGAACATGAGGTTAATGTGATTTTTGGCGGCTACACCTCCAGTAGCCGTAAAGCCATGTCACCCATCGTCGAAAAGTACCGTCGGCTGCTGTTCTACTCACAACTGTATGAAGGCTTTGAGTTTTCGGAGAATATCTTTTACGGCGGCGCGGCACCTAATCAAAACTGTGTACAACTGGCGGACTATCTCACCGGGCAGTTTGGCGCGCGGGTTTATTTGATTGGCTCCCGTTATATTTACCCTTATGAATGTAATCGCAACATGCAGGAGTTAATTCTGCAACGCCACGATGGCGCGGTTATTGGCGAGCGCTATTTAGATCTGAATGCACCTTATGAG includes:
- a CDS encoding carbohydrate kinase, with the translated sequence MSHYFLGIDLGGTVTKAGIYTAEGCEIAVTEQALPVLSPQVGFCERNMEALWAATCQVIRQTLNNAQAVAGVAAEQIHGISFSAHGKGLYLVDKQGQPVRHGIVSSDSRAQTLVSRWQKEGKANQAYALSLQQLWPSHPAALLRWLKENEPENYHRSGYVLMAHDYISYRLTGEFTIEETNISGSNLYNQYSGNFDPQLMKIFAIEEVAEKTAPIIGSADLAGYVSQQAAQACGLRPGIAVYGGMFDVVGAALTSGLHDSHQLSAVAGTWSIATRVFEGVQPSDYPYVWGKYCIPGTYFVHEGSPTSASNLAWFVQQFLPDLPDSYQTLNQWAELGYAKSEDLLFFPWLYGSNYSANLSGGLLGLSGHHTRQDIVYAIYQGIVFSHLLHQDQILALGDNTDCIRFSGGPTHSAIWMQMFCDASNLPLEIVDIQQSGCRAAALCAAVGSGYYRGFEDAITASPPPITRLLPNAEKHQILRARFDKFKCIAEALSRVM
- a CDS encoding fumarate hydratase (catalyzes the formation of malate from fumerate), which encodes MSNKPFHYQDPFPLKEDDTEYYLVSNNHVSVTQFEGHDMLKVEPEALTLLAQHAFHDASFLLRPAHQKQVAAILDDPEASENDKYVALQFLRNSEISAKGILPTCQDTGTAIIVGKKGQRVWTGGNDAEALSRGVYNTFIEDNLRYSQNAALDMYQEVNTGTNLPAQIDLYSTEGEDYKFLFVTKGGGSANKTYLYQETKALLSPGKLKEYLVEKMRTLGTAACPPYHIAFVIGGTSAESTLKTVKLASTKYYDGLPTEGNEHGQAFRDTALEQELLEAAQDLGLGAQFGGKYFAHDVRVVRLPRHGASCPVGMGVSCSADRNIKGKINRKGIWLERLEQNPGKYIPEHLRQSTEGKVVKIDLNRPMADILKELSQYPVSTRLSLSGTIIVGRDIAHAKLKERLDNGEGLPQYIKDHPIYYAGPAKTPEGYASGSLGPTTAGRMDSYVDLLQSHGGSMIMLAKGNRSQQVTDACHKHGGFYLGSIGGPAAVLAQNSIKSLECVEYPELGMEAIWKIEVEDFPAFILVDDKGNDFFQQIQASRCNRCG
- a CDS encoding urea ABC transporter substrate-binding protein, with protein sequence MAAEKPVKIGLLEDASGNFALPVIPKIHATELAVEEINAKGGILGRPIELVKYDTQSDNTRFQQMARRLIKNDKVDVIFGAFSSASREAIRPIMDREKQLYWYNNQYEGGVCDSNVFVTGAVPEQQFSTLIPWMMEKYGKKVYTIAADYNFGQISAEWVRKIVEENGGTMVGEEFIPLSVSQFGQTIQNIQKAKPDFVMTLLVGANQSSYYEQQAAAKLNLPMGSSVNVGQAYEHKRFKAPALKDMYITANYIEEVDSPASNDFKQRFHAKFPNEPYINQEAANAYDAVYLYKAAVEKAGSTDMDAVRKSLESGDICTDGPSGKVCIDPKSHHLSHTIYLAHVKDDHSIEIPKVWADIKPYWLGEAGCNLPVKPDNSQYTPSSPPKKA
- a CDS encoding branched-chain amino acid ABC transporter permease — translated: MLTLSFLYSVIYQFGDNFAYLVLAALGLAVIFGMMGVINLAHGEFIMCGAYVTILMNKAGLPLPFAMLAGTLAAAFFGGVVERLVVRHLYGRLYDSVVATWAISLIVQQSMLLIAGPSLEGLSTPFGSFTLGEYSFATYRALLPFFAIAILMVLYWLFFHTNYGVCARATIQNARMASCLGLETDRIYTLTFALGAGLAGLAGAIYAPTLTAVPTMGSSFIVQAFVSVVVGGANVLVGTIPAAIALGAIQTGLNSWYGQLAGQIGLLVTAVLVIRLLPNGIGSLFTRNR
- a CDS encoding ABC transporter permease — translated: MTMTSVNLSTVKQRTPSTTRLAAMLILAGALALPLVVDSAMIGDFSYFLLWTFCAIGLAAMWGHGGILSFGQTAFFGLAGYTYGVMTLNFGDGVLSTWSGLVMALLVAATVAAALGYLMFYGGVTGIFIGIVTLSFTLVLETFMSQTAGPQWAIGSARLNGFNGMSGMPPLSLPWFGGELLTLEGNAFYYLIIVLLAGVYWAVRRLLRSDFGLTLASIRENPRRAEMLGIDIRRYQLLVFVLGGVLSGLSGALYTLWGSYITPSSMGLTAAAMPVIWVATAGRKNIFGTVVITALLVWLSQWLAIYGSEYAMILLGAILLFVVLAAPNGLLPWLAEKITRLSAARQKKGESL
- a CDS encoding ABC transporter ATP-binding protein, with the translated sequence MNQASQDLILETRGLSKRFGGIQVINKVDLQIRRGEVRCVIGPNGAGKSTFFKLLTGEHTPSDGDIRFFNRRLNTLAPFQRIRMGMSIKFQIPGIFPELTVEQHLQLSLSHLRPEVRSQAVSVDELLERFKLSSEYHQLAGNLSHGKKQWLEIAMAVSLQPTLLMLDEPVAGLSIDETYLTGELIKQMQSDGLTLMVVEHDMTFVRQIASQVTVLHGGQVFADGNAADVLAREDVADIYLGKAV
- a CDS encoding ABC transporter ATP-binding protein codes for the protein MNNVVLQIEGLTGGYGGGQVLNGVTLQLHAAEVLGLIGRNGVGKTTLMRTLIGAVPTKQGSILLGETDITLASPQRRARLGIGYVPQGREVFAGLTVAENLQVGMQFVREHREFAKDLLERVLDYFPILRQRLKQKAGTMSGGEQQQLAIARALVGSPKVLLLDEPSEGVQPSIVNIIADTLVRIARELHVAVILVEQDIAMIQRAAQRCAVMDKGQIVENLTQQQLSDDLLMRRHLAL
- a CDS encoding acetamidase, producing the protein MKWLEESIMVKRGVGAGRKPVTHHLTEEMQKEFHYTIGPYSTPVLTIEPGDRVIVDTRDAFEGAISSEQDIPSQLLKMPFLNPQNGPIMVNGAEKGDVIAVYIESMLPRGVNPHGICAMIPHFGGLTGTDLTAMLNDPLPEKVRMIKLDSEKVYWSERHTLPYKPHIGTLSVSPEIDSINSLTPDNHGGNMDVPDIGPGSITYLPVRAPGGRLFIGDAHACQGDGEICGTAVEFASITTIKVDLIKNWQLSWPRMENAETIMSIGSARPLEDATRIAYRDLIYWLVADFGFEQWDAYMLLSQCGKVRLGNMVDPKYTVGAMLNKELLAQ